The genomic stretch TAACGAAGAAGTAATGAAATTGGCAGTGGAAAGTGGTGCAACTGATGTTACAATGGGAGATCACGATCCGTTGGATATTTGTGTATTAAGCTCTCACAATATTCACTCGGGCGGACTTTTAATGGAAGCTATTCCTATCGGTGGTTTCAAAATGATTGACGGAGGCGAAGCTGATGATAAAATCGTAGCAGTAATGGTAAGCGATCACGCATTTGGGCATTTCAGAGATATTTCAGAATTACCTGAAGCCGAAGTAAAAAGATTGATGCACTATTTCTTAACGTACAAAAACTTACCGGATGAGCCTGCAAAATGTAGAATCCAGGAGGTATACGGAGCAGAGCATGCTAGAAAAGTGATTATAGCTTCTCAAAAAGATTACGCAAGCAAATTTGGAGGATAAGATTCTCTGTATTTAAATATCTAAGAGGGTAAATGATTGTTCATTTAC from Chryseobacterium indoltheticum encodes the following:
- a CDS encoding inorganic pyrophosphatase, coding for MIPNFKAHPWHGISAGEDAPNVVNVFVEIVPSDTIKYEIDKETGYLKVDRPQKFSNIIPALYGFVPRTYCNEEVMKLAVESGATDVTMGDHDPLDICVLSSHNIHSGGLLMEAIPIGGFKMIDGGEADDKIVAVMVSDHAFGHFRDISELPEAEVKRLMHYFLTYKNLPDEPAKCRIQEVYGAEHARKVIIASQKDYASKFGG